A genomic window from Halorubrum lacusprofundi ATCC 49239 includes:
- a CDS encoding transcription initiation factor IIB, translating to MERPSRQRQQERETERESDEETLSCPECDSTEIVTDADQELVCEDCGLVLDERNIDRGPEWRAFNHSERQSKSRVGAPITETMHDKGLTTTIDWKDKDAYGRSLSSEKRSQMHRLRKWQERIRTKDAGERNLQFALSEIDRMASALGVPRSVREVASVIYRRALNEDLIRGRSIEGVSTAALYAACRQEGIPRSLDEVADVSRVPQKEIGRTYRYISQELGLELKPVDPKQFVPRFASALQLSEEVQSKATEIIDVSAEQGLLSGKSPTGFAAAAIYAASLLCNEKKTQREVADVAQVTEVTIRNRYQEQIEAMGFR from the coding sequence ATGGAACGTCCGAGCCGCCAACGCCAACAAGAGCGGGAGACCGAGCGAGAGTCGGACGAAGAAACGCTCTCCTGTCCGGAGTGCGATTCGACCGAGATTGTCACCGACGCCGACCAAGAACTCGTCTGCGAGGACTGCGGCCTGGTGCTGGACGAACGGAACATCGACCGCGGGCCGGAGTGGCGCGCGTTCAACCACTCGGAGCGGCAGTCGAAGTCGCGCGTCGGCGCCCCGATTACCGAGACGATGCACGACAAGGGGCTGACGACGACGATCGACTGGAAGGACAAGGACGCATACGGGCGGTCACTCTCCTCGGAGAAGCGGTCGCAGATGCACCGGCTGCGCAAGTGGCAGGAGCGCATCCGGACGAAGGACGCGGGCGAACGCAATCTCCAGTTCGCGCTCTCTGAGATCGACCGGATGGCCAGCGCGCTGGGCGTCCCGCGATCGGTACGCGAAGTCGCCTCCGTCATTTATCGACGCGCGCTGAACGAGGACCTGATCCGCGGGCGGTCGATCGAGGGCGTCTCCACCGCTGCCCTCTACGCCGCCTGCCGGCAGGAGGGGATCCCGCGGTCGCTCGACGAGGTCGCCGACGTGTCGCGTGTCCCGCAAAAGGAGATCGGGCGCACGTACCGCTATATCTCACAGGAACTCGGCTTAGAGCTGAAGCCGGTCGACCCGAAACAGTTCGTTCCGCGGTTCGCGTCGGCGCTCCAGCTCAGCGAGGAGGTCCAGTCGAAGGCGACGGAGATCATCGATGTCTCCGCCGAGCAGGGGCTTCTCTCCGGGAAGTCACCCACGGGATTCGCCGCGGCCGCCATCTACGCCGCCTCCCTCCTCTGTAACGAGAAGAAGACCCAGCGCGAGGTCGCCGACGTCGCGCAGGTCACCGAGGTCACCATCCGCAACCGGTATCAGGAGCAGATCGAAGCGATGGGATTCCGCTAG
- a CDS encoding universal stress protein, which yields MYSQILVPTDGSPASDAAIEHAIDLARHYDARLHALYVVDGAAYSTLEAGADIVVEALESEGKEATRRVADAAADAGVDSETTVATGTAYRSIRDYVDENDIDVIVMGTHGRKGLDRYLLGSVTERVVRTSDVPVLTVRQPADE from the coding sequence ATGTACTCCCAGATCCTCGTGCCGACCGACGGCAGTCCGGCCTCGGACGCCGCGATCGAGCACGCGATCGACCTCGCCCGGCACTACGACGCCCGCCTTCACGCCCTCTACGTCGTCGACGGCGCGGCGTACTCGACGCTCGAAGCGGGCGCCGACATCGTCGTCGAGGCGCTCGAGTCCGAAGGGAAAGAGGCCACCCGTCGCGTCGCCGACGCCGCCGCGGACGCGGGCGTCGACTCCGAGACGACGGTCGCCACGGGCACCGCCTACCGGTCAATCCGCGACTACGTCGACGAGAACGACATCGACGTGATCGTGATGGGGACGCACGGCCGGAAGGGGCTCGACCGCTACCTGCTCGGCAGCGTCACGGAGCGGGTCGTCCGGACCTCCGACGTGCCGGTACTGACGGTGCGCCAACCCGCCGATGAGTAG
- a CDS encoding class I adenylate-forming enzyme family protein, with amino-acid sequence MRDWLSHRVVSSPDDTALIRAEDGEAWTYTDLDRLVSETADRLVAHGIEADDRLGVLTPPYVGTVGLVHAAMRIGATFVPLGQELTERELTERVERADLDAVVCAEPTEGAALGAVEECEGGDEIPVLSVDDPAAEAVTAVHSVDPGPVEPPEWATTDYLCILFTSGTTGDPKPVPLTAGNVYSSAVASAFRLGVDHEDRWLVSLSLHHMGGLAPVYRSALYGTTLVLQEGFSPGGTADDIDTYDVTGISLVPTMLQQMLDRRGTLSDTLRVALLGGAPAPDELIERCRDYSIPVYPTYGMTESASQITTATPRQTKGRLGTVGRPIFGTDVTVVDENGTPVEPGETGEIVVDGPTITPGYIDGAGAQRGSDNTRTGGGKNGADGSNTAALDRSSFGSHGLHTGDVGCFDDEGYLYVLNRLDDRIITGGENVEPGEVIDVLREFPSAEDAAVVGLDDDVWGERVSALLAVGDRLRDTEVTAEGPTGVDGLDESDEPDGGDDDDREPTDPDGGDESRPDENGSDKEGPDESDAAPLVDDEQLVSFVRDRLAGFKIPKTVAYVDELPRTVSGTVDREAVRRILRDRGYDPRRDADLETAGFEPAEPTEPAGPDDPDDPATAPATSNDREETGDGERVDDGGTDDDDETDDQSVGDDSRDGEGSGDDGSGDDGGDGDEDAAERSEAIDDRVGG; translated from the coding sequence ATGCGCGACTGGCTGTCACACCGCGTCGTCTCCTCGCCGGACGACACCGCACTGATACGGGCCGAAGACGGGGAGGCGTGGACCTACACGGACCTCGACCGGCTCGTCTCCGAGACCGCCGACCGGCTCGTCGCGCACGGCATCGAGGCGGACGACAGGCTCGGCGTGCTCACGCCGCCGTACGTCGGCACCGTCGGGCTCGTCCACGCCGCGATGCGGATCGGGGCAACATTCGTTCCGCTAGGGCAGGAGCTCACCGAGCGGGAGCTCACCGAACGCGTCGAACGGGCCGACCTCGACGCGGTGGTGTGCGCGGAGCCGACGGAAGGGGCCGCGCTCGGCGCGGTCGAGGAGTGTGAGGGGGGCGACGAGATCCCGGTTCTCTCCGTCGACGATCCGGCCGCCGAGGCCGTCACAGCGGTACACAGCGTCGATCCCGGCCCGGTCGAGCCGCCGGAGTGGGCGACCACTGATTACCTCTGTATCCTGTTCACCTCCGGGACGACGGGCGATCCAAAACCGGTACCGCTCACCGCGGGCAACGTGTACAGCTCGGCCGTCGCCTCCGCGTTCCGACTCGGCGTCGACCACGAGGACCGGTGGCTCGTGTCGCTGTCGCTCCATCACATGGGCGGGCTCGCCCCGGTGTATCGGTCCGCGCTGTACGGGACGACCCTGGTACTTCAAGAGGGGTTCAGCCCGGGCGGCACCGCCGACGACATCGACACCTACGACGTGACCGGAATCTCGCTGGTTCCGACGATGCTACAACAGATGCTCGATCGGCGAGGAACCCTCTCGGACACGCTCCGGGTGGCGTTGCTGGGTGGAGCGCCCGCACCGGACGAGCTGATCGAGCGCTGTCGCGACTACTCGATCCCGGTGTACCCGACCTACGGGATGACCGAGTCGGCCTCACAGATCACGACCGCGACGCCCCGACAGACGAAAGGACGGCTCGGCACCGTCGGTCGACCCATCTTCGGCACCGACGTGACGGTCGTCGACGAGAACGGGACACCGGTCGAACCCGGAGAGACCGGCGAGATCGTCGTCGACGGCCCGACGATAACGCCCGGATACATCGACGGGGCGGGAGCGCAACGGGGGTCCGACAACACACGCACCGGGGGTGGCAAAAACGGCGCAGATGGATCGAACACCGCCGCGCTCGATCGATCGTCGTTCGGCTCGCACGGCCTTCACACCGGTGACGTGGGGTGCTTCGACGACGAGGGGTACCTTTACGTACTCAACCGCCTCGACGACCGGATCATCACCGGCGGAGAGAACGTCGAACCCGGTGAGGTGATCGACGTGCTCCGAGAGTTCCCGTCGGCCGAGGACGCCGCCGTGGTCGGGCTCGACGACGACGTGTGGGGCGAGCGCGTCTCCGCGCTGCTCGCGGTCGGCGACCGGCTGCGAGATACCGAGGTGACCGCGGAAGGACCGACTGGAGTCGACGGACTAGATGAGTCTGACGAGCCTGACGGAGGAGACGACGACGACAGGGAGCCAACTGATCCGGACGGAGGAGACGAGAGCCGACCGGACGAGAACGGATCGGACAAGGAGGGACCGGACGAGAGCGACGCGGCGCCGCTCGTGGACGACGAGCAGCTCGTCTCGTTCGTCCGGGACCGGCTCGCGGGGTTCAAGATCCCGAAGACCGTCGCGTACGTCGACGAACTCCCCCGAACCGTGTCGGGAACCGTCGATCGGGAAGCGGTGCGCCGAATCCTCCGCGATCGCGGATACGATCCGCGGAGGGACGCCGATCTGGAGACGGCGGGATTCGAGCCGGCCGAACCGACCGAACCGGCCGGCCCAGACGACCCAGACGATCCGGCGACAGCGCCGGCGACATCGAACGATCGGGAGGAAACAGGGGACGGTGAACGCGTCGACGACGGTGGTACCGACGACGACGATGAAACCGACGACCAAAGCGTCGGTGATGATAGTCGCGATGGCGAGGGGAGCGGTGACGATGGTAGCGGCGACGACGGTGGCGATGGCGACGAAGACGCGGCCGAACGCAGCGAAGCGATAGACGACCGTGTCGGCGGATAA
- a CDS encoding acyl-CoA dehydrogenase family protein, translating to MDLLDDSIVPERARDVKREAREFADEYIAPNAEAYYDSGEYPWEVLEAGMDAGLIAQDIGEEYGGKGFDLAQVLAIAEEFYRADAGIALTLQLASFGCEMVEQYGTDEQKEEYLRPVAENDQISGLAVSEPETGSDLAGMTTKAEKVDGGYELTGEKYWVGNAVEADWLTVYAKTGDSEDRYSNYTLFIVETDSDGYEAEHIPEKMGMRASKQGHIVFEDCFVPEENVVGSEGGGFYVLADFFNHGRVIVGGHGLGLAAAAIEEAEEFVHGRNAFGRTVNEFQAVQHTLSDMRIGFESARALNWRACEKVADNDNAGYWAALAKTKSTEVATDCAEKGMKLHGGRSILTDRRIARVYRDVRIPVIYEGANDIQRNLIYRQSR from the coding sequence ATGGATCTGCTCGACGACAGCATCGTTCCGGAGCGCGCGAGAGACGTGAAGAGGGAGGCCCGCGAGTTCGCCGACGAGTACATCGCCCCGAACGCCGAGGCGTACTACGACTCGGGCGAGTACCCGTGGGAGGTACTGGAGGCGGGGATGGACGCCGGGCTCATCGCCCAGGACATCGGCGAGGAATACGGTGGGAAGGGGTTCGACCTCGCACAGGTGCTCGCGATCGCGGAGGAGTTCTACCGCGCCGACGCCGGCATCGCGCTCACGCTCCAGTTGGCGAGCTTCGGCTGCGAGATGGTCGAGCAGTACGGCACCGACGAACAGAAGGAAGAGTACCTCCGACCGGTCGCGGAGAACGACCAGATTTCGGGGCTCGCCGTCTCTGAGCCGGAGACCGGCTCCGACCTCGCGGGGATGACGACGAAAGCCGAGAAGGTCGACGGCGGCTACGAGCTCACCGGCGAGAAGTACTGGGTCGGCAACGCGGTCGAGGCCGACTGGCTCACCGTCTACGCCAAGACCGGCGACAGCGAGGACCGCTACTCCAACTACACGCTGTTCATCGTCGAAACCGATTCGGACGGCTACGAGGCGGAGCATATCCCGGAGAAGATGGGGATGCGCGCCTCCAAACAGGGCCACATCGTCTTCGAGGACTGCTTCGTCCCCGAGGAGAACGTCGTCGGCAGCGAGGGCGGCGGCTTCTACGTCCTCGCCGACTTCTTCAATCACGGCCGCGTCATCGTCGGCGGCCACGGGCTCGGGCTCGCCGCGGCCGCCATCGAGGAGGCCGAGGAATTCGTCCACGGGCGCAACGCCTTCGGCCGCACCGTCAACGAGTTCCAGGCGGTCCAACACACCCTCTCGGACATGCGAATCGGCTTCGAGTCGGCTCGCGCGCTCAACTGGCGCGCCTGCGAGAAGGTCGCGGACAACGACAACGCGGGCTACTGGGCCGCGCTGGCGAAGACCAAGTCGACCGAGGTCGCCACCGACTGCGCCGAGAAGGGGATGAAACTCCACGGCGGGCGCTCGATCCTCACCGACCGCCGGATCGCCCGCGTCTACCGCGACGTGCGCATCCCGGTGATCTACGAGGGCGCGAACGACATCCAGCGGAACCTCATCTATCGCCAGTCGCGGTAA
- a CDS encoding YeeE/YedE family protein, which yields MNEALPLIETLFPRGIAQYLIGGILIGLGTVIIYVGTGIHAGASTFLESTLSYGSKLRHFQQPKFVASRDWRVVFTLGIVAGAAGYSLATGEFGWTTEVQPWRLFVGGALVGVGTRLGKGCTSGHGVCGVGSGSRTSIVNVAIFVLVAVGVAQLVMALGVTP from the coding sequence ATGAACGAAGCGCTACCGCTCATTGAGACCCTGTTCCCGCGAGGGATCGCGCAGTACCTGATCGGGGGGATCCTCATCGGGCTCGGGACAGTAATCATCTACGTCGGCACCGGAATCCACGCCGGGGCGAGCACGTTCCTCGAATCGACGCTCTCGTATGGCTCGAAGCTCCGCCACTTTCAGCAGCCGAAGTTCGTGGCGTCCCGCGATTGGCGAGTGGTGTTCACCCTGGGCATCGTCGCCGGCGCGGCCGGCTACTCGCTGGCGACCGGCGAGTTCGGCTGGACCACCGAGGTGCAGCCCTGGCGGCTGTTCGTCGGCGGGGCCCTCGTCGGCGTCGGCACGCGACTCGGGAAAGGATGTACCTCCGGACACGGCGTCTGCGGAGTCGGCTCGGGCTCGCGGACCTCGATCGTCAACGTCGCTATCTTCGTGCTCGTCGCCGTCGGCGTCGCACAGCTCGTCATGGCGCTGGGGGTGACGCCATGA
- a CDS encoding DUF6691 family protein yields MIADHESHPLFLPLVFVGGAVFGVGLAVSQMARPEIVLEFLQFRDFGLVFVMGGASAVAGVTFWALSRSGRSAPLTGKRFGRRLKSMDRDVIVGGGIFGVGWGLSGICPGAAYASLGIGNAVILYGVAGMFLGAYLQGYLREARSDAESPASAD; encoded by the coding sequence GTGATCGCCGACCACGAGAGCCACCCGCTGTTTCTGCCGCTCGTCTTCGTCGGCGGCGCGGTGTTCGGCGTCGGGCTCGCGGTCAGCCAGATGGCCCGTCCCGAGATCGTCTTGGAGTTCCTCCAGTTTCGGGACTTCGGGCTGGTGTTCGTGATGGGCGGCGCGAGCGCCGTTGCCGGCGTCACGTTCTGGGCGCTCTCGCGGTCGGGCCGGAGCGCGCCGCTCACCGGGAAGCGGTTCGGGCGACGGCTCAAGTCGATGGACCGAGACGTGATAGTCGGCGGCGGGATCTTCGGCGTGGGATGGGGGCTCTCGGGGATCTGCCCGGGTGCTGCGTACGCGAGTCTCGGCATCGGGAACGCCGTAATCCTCTACGGCGTCGCCGGGATGTTCCTCGGCGCCTATCTCCAGGGCTACCTGCGAGAGGCGCGGTCGGACGCCGAGTCGCCGGCGTCCGCCGACTGA
- a CDS encoding MutS-related protein — translation MRLEDYWGIGPKTSERLTESLGTERAIEAIEAADVRALVDAGLHRGRATRILRRANGEAGMGVLATGDARSVYDDLLTVAAGHALTDHAADRIRVLTPLTERSAIESRLDEVVAARDAWAALDDGERDRVVAAFDDYDAAEGSDLAAVETAVALRDVGLTETPFEDIGALDGDSLRDAADALADVRGAIDPTGVDGDGEIEVARGADDELDRLREQFDAAEELANSAFDVLDTVRDGSLRDFEALEAATIDHVARETGVDPATVRSVAPDDAIDAADFVSATLRDLVTELEAAVAEREETVAADIRERIGGMRVGDEGDKGEKDDEADEAATGTVAGAVAAVSDAAFLLSLARFAVAYDLTRPTLVDDGVAVRNARNLFIDGEVQPVSYAIGSHSLAGEPGVASVDAPPTGDRVSVLTGANSGGKTTLLETLCAVALLASMGLPVPAEEAEVGAFDRIVFHRRHASFNAGVLESTLKSVVPPLVEDGRTLMLVDEFEAITEPGRAANLLNGLVTLTVDRGALGVYVTHLAEDLSPLPEAARIDGIFAEGLTNDLDLRVDYQPRFGTVGKSTPEFIVSRLVANAKDRGVRAGFEHLAGAVGEEAVQRTLSDVEWSEGDD, via the coding sequence ATGCGACTGGAGGACTACTGGGGGATCGGCCCGAAGACGAGCGAGCGGCTCACGGAGTCGCTCGGGACCGAGCGGGCGATCGAGGCGATCGAGGCGGCCGACGTCCGGGCGCTCGTCGACGCCGGGCTCCACCGCGGGCGAGCCACCCGGATCCTCCGCCGCGCGAACGGCGAGGCCGGCATGGGTGTCCTCGCGACTGGCGACGCACGCTCGGTGTACGACGACCTCCTCACGGTAGCGGCCGGCCACGCGCTGACGGACCACGCCGCCGACCGAATCCGGGTGTTGACGCCCCTCACCGAGCGGAGCGCGATTGAGTCGCGGCTCGATGAGGTGGTCGCCGCTCGCGACGCGTGGGCAGCACTCGACGACGGCGAGCGCGACCGCGTCGTCGCCGCGTTCGACGACTACGACGCGGCCGAGGGCTCCGATCTGGCGGCCGTCGAGACCGCGGTCGCGCTGCGCGATGTGGGTCTCACGGAGACGCCCTTCGAGGATATCGGGGCGCTGGATGGCGACAGCCTGCGCGACGCCGCCGACGCCCTCGCCGACGTGCGGGGTGCGATCGACCCGACGGGCGTCGACGGCGACGGCGAGATCGAGGTCGCGCGCGGTGCGGACGACGAGCTTGACCGCCTGCGTGAGCAGTTCGACGCGGCGGAGGAGCTGGCGAACTCCGCGTTCGACGTGCTTGATACGGTTCGGGACGGCTCCCTGCGCGACTTCGAGGCGCTGGAGGCAGCGACGATCGACCACGTCGCTCGCGAGACCGGCGTCGATCCGGCGACGGTGCGCTCGGTCGCGCCGGACGACGCGATCGACGCCGCCGACTTCGTCTCCGCCACGCTCCGCGATCTGGTGACGGAACTGGAGGCGGCGGTCGCGGAGCGCGAGGAGACCGTCGCGGCCGACATCCGCGAGCGGATCGGCGGGATGCGAGTTGGGGATGAGGGAGACAAAGGTGAGAAAGATGACGAAGCTGACGAAGCGGCGACCGGAACCGTCGCCGGCGCGGTCGCGGCCGTCTCCGACGCCGCGTTCCTGCTGTCGCTCGCGCGGTTCGCGGTCGCGTACGATCTGACTCGACCGACCCTCGTCGACGACGGCGTCGCGGTGCGAAACGCTCGCAACCTCTTCATCGACGGCGAGGTCCAGCCGGTGTCGTACGCGATCGGCTCACACTCGCTTGCGGGCGAACCCGGCGTCGCGAGCGTCGACGCGCCGCCGACCGGCGACCGCGTGAGCGTCCTCACGGGGGCGAACTCGGGCGGGAAAACCACCCTGTTGGAGACGCTGTGTGCGGTGGCACTGCTGGCGTCGATGGGGCTTCCGGTGCCGGCCGAGGAGGCGGAGGTCGGTGCGTTCGATCGGATCGTGTTCCACCGACGGCACGCCTCCTTCAACGCCGGTGTGTTGGAGTCGACGCTGAAGTCGGTCGTCCCGCCGCTGGTCGAGGACGGGCGGACGCTGATGCTCGTCGACGAGTTCGAGGCGATCACGGAGCCGGGCCGAGCCGCCAACCTGCTGAACGGGCTCGTGACGCTCACCGTGGACCGCGGCGCCCTCGGCGTGTACGTCACGCACCTCGCGGAGGACTTGAGCCCGCTGCCCGAGGCCGCCCGGATCGACGGTATCTTCGCCGAGGGACTCACGAACGACTTGGACCTCCGCGTCGACTACCAGCCGCGGTTCGGTACCGTCGGGAAGTCGACGCCGGAGTTCATCGTCTCGCGGCTCGTGGCGAACGCGAAAGACCGCGGCGTCCGCGCCGGGTTCGAGCACCTCGCCGGCGCGGTCGGCGAAGAGGCGGTCCAGCGCACCCTCTCGGACGTGGAGTGGTCGGAAGGCGATGACTGA